From the genome of Azospirillum sp. TSA2s, one region includes:
- a CDS encoding LysR family transcriptional regulator, translating to MLSSSNWDDLRFLLAVARHGSLSAAARVLGVNHSTVLRRVTALEQAMGARLFDKMPGGYVLTAAGDEMHRVAQKMEEDLAAANRLLSGRDTRISGSLRVTTVDILTLYILPRHIAAFRRLHPELRVDLVAAEASLSLTRREADVAIRATSSPPENLVGRAVSGLAFAVYGAAAYLDGTDRTGDLDRHPWVGLDESFDHTNLAHWMKRTVPEASVGYRVNSVAGAVEAVRAGIGLGLLPCGVVDRDPAFRRIGDPVPEADAKLWLLTHEDLRHMGRVRAFLDFMADALTRDRDLLEGRCPWLG from the coding sequence ATGCTGAGTAGCAGCAACTGGGATGATCTTCGCTTTCTGCTGGCTGTGGCGCGGCATGGGTCCTTGTCGGCGGCGGCGCGTGTCCTGGGGGTAAACCACAGCACGGTTCTGCGCCGGGTGACGGCATTGGAGCAGGCGATGGGCGCCCGGCTGTTCGACAAGATGCCCGGCGGCTATGTCCTGACCGCGGCCGGCGACGAGATGCACCGGGTGGCGCAGAAGATGGAGGAGGATCTGGCCGCCGCCAACCGGTTGCTGTCCGGCCGCGACACCCGGATCAGCGGCAGCCTGCGCGTGACCACCGTCGACATCCTGACCCTCTACATCCTGCCGCGCCACATCGCCGCCTTCCGCCGGCTGCATCCGGAGCTGCGCGTCGATCTGGTTGCGGCGGAGGCCTCGCTCAGCCTGACCCGGCGCGAAGCCGACGTGGCGATCCGCGCCACCAGCAGCCCGCCGGAGAATCTGGTGGGCCGTGCGGTGTCGGGCCTCGCCTTCGCCGTCTATGGCGCCGCCGCTTATCTGGACGGGACGGACCGCACCGGCGATCTCGACCGCCACCCCTGGGTCGGGCTGGACGAGTCCTTCGACCACACCAACCTCGCCCACTGGATGAAGCGGACGGTGCCCGAGGCCTCCGTCGGCTACCGCGTCAACTCGGTGGCGGGCGCGGTGGAGGCGGTGCGGGCGGGAATCGGCCTTGGCCTGCTGCCCTGCGGCGTGGTCGACCGCGACCCCGCCTTCCGCCGCATCGGCGACCCGGTGCCGGAGGCCGACGCCAAGCTCTGGCTGCTGACGCACGAGGATTTGCGCCACATGGGCCGCGTCCGCGCCTTCCTCGACTTCATGGCCGACGCCCTGACCCGCGACCGCGACCTGCTGGAGGGGCGGTGTCCGTGGCTGGGGTGA
- a CDS encoding YceI family protein yields the protein MKKTLFAAALFAATAVGSVVPAFAAPVSYKIDPAHTAVAFIVNHVGFSNVIGRFNTVGGDVSFDKDAVEKSVVNVTIDTTSVDTNHAKRDEHLRSPDFFNAKEFPKMTFKSTKIEKTGDKTGKLHGDLTMLGVTKPVVLDVTFNKDGVSPASKLETAGFSARGTVKRTEFGMKYGAPAIGDDIQLLIEVEAVKS from the coding sequence ATGAAGAAGACCCTGTTCGCCGCCGCCCTGTTCGCCGCGACCGCCGTCGGTTCGGTTGTTCCCGCCTTCGCCGCGCCGGTCAGCTACAAGATCGACCCGGCGCACACCGCGGTCGCCTTCATCGTCAACCATGTCGGCTTCTCCAACGTGATCGGCCGCTTCAACACGGTCGGCGGCGACGTGAGCTTCGACAAGGACGCCGTCGAGAAGAGCGTGGTCAACGTCACCATCGACACCACCAGCGTCGATACCAACCACGCCAAGCGTGACGAGCATCTGCGTTCGCCGGACTTCTTCAATGCGAAGGAGTTCCCGAAGATGACCTTCAAGAGCACGAAGATCGAGAAGACCGGCGACAAGACCGGCAAGCTGCATGGCGACCTGACCATGCTGGGCGTGACCAAGCCGGTGGTGCTGGACGTCACCTTCAACAAGGACGGCGTCAGCCCGGCCAGCAAGCTGGAGACCGCCGGCTTCTCCGCCCGCGGCACGGTCAAGCGCACCGAGTTCGGCATGAAGTACGGCGCCCCGGCCATCGGCGACGACATCCAGCTGCTGATCGAGGTCGAAGCGGTCAAGAGCTGA
- a CDS encoding glutathione S-transferase family protein codes for MPQLVNGVWVKGDIAASEIKGGAFHREPTRFRSWITPDGAPDAEGNPTLPAVAGRYHLYVSYLCPWASRTLIFRVLKGLEGVIGLSAAEPVLGEDGWVYAEEQDGGPRIDRFRHHYSLYTASDPTYTGKVSVPVLWDRQEGRIVNNESADIIRILNSAFDHLTGNRLDLYPEPLRPEIDRWNEAVYASVNNGVYRCGFAKSQASYDEAFDGLFATLDRLEEHLSASRYLAGEHLTEADWRLFVTLVRFDAAYFGAFKCNLRRIEDYPNLSAYLRELYQWPGIRDTVKIDHIKAGYYTNPAINPTLIVPKGPALDFDRPHDRERLPGKGIWQRG; via the coding sequence ATGCCGCAGCTTGTGAACGGCGTTTGGGTGAAGGGCGACATCGCGGCCAGCGAGATCAAGGGCGGCGCCTTCCACCGCGAGCCGACCCGCTTCCGCAGCTGGATCACGCCGGACGGCGCGCCGGATGCGGAGGGGAACCCCACCCTGCCGGCGGTGGCCGGGCGCTATCACCTCTATGTCTCCTACCTGTGTCCCTGGGCCTCGCGCACGCTGATCTTCCGCGTGTTGAAAGGGCTGGAGGGGGTGATCGGCCTGTCCGCCGCCGAGCCGGTGCTGGGCGAGGATGGCTGGGTCTATGCCGAGGAGCAGGACGGCGGACCGCGCATCGACCGCTTCCGCCACCATTACAGCCTCTATACGGCGAGCGACCCGACCTACACCGGCAAGGTCTCGGTCCCGGTTCTGTGGGATCGGCAGGAGGGGCGGATCGTCAACAACGAGTCGGCGGACATCATCCGCATCCTGAACAGCGCCTTCGATCATCTGACCGGCAATCGGTTGGACCTCTATCCCGAGCCGCTGCGGCCGGAGATCGACCGCTGGAACGAGGCGGTCTATGCCAGCGTCAACAACGGCGTCTACCGCTGCGGCTTCGCCAAGTCGCAGGCCAGCTACGACGAGGCATTCGACGGGCTGTTCGCCACGCTCGACCGGCTGGAGGAGCATCTGTCGGCCAGCCGCTATCTGGCCGGGGAGCATCTGACCGAGGCCGATTGGCGGCTGTTCGTGACTCTGGTGCGCTTCGACGCCGCCTATTTCGGTGCCTTCAAGTGCAACCTGCGGCGGATCGAGGACTACCCGAACCTGTCGGCCTACCTGCGCGAGTTGTACCAGTGGCCAGGCATCCGCGACACGGTGAAGATCGACCATATCAAGGCCGGCTATTACACCAATCCCGCTATCAACCCGACGCTGATCGTGCCGAAGGGGCCGGCGCTGGACTTCGACCGTCCGCATGACCGTGAGCGGCTGCCCGGCAAGGGGATCTGGCAGCGGGGGTGA
- a CDS encoding NnrS family protein encodes MPAPVTSAHRLMYPAASLFAALAVPLWLAQIGGLLPLGWSPAIHAHEMTLGYALAVVGGFLMTRLSRPMLAAAFLSWLAGRLALLAGLPAALALPLAFAYPVLLFIVAGLPFLRTSRSGHNAVFGPLIGAFLLAEALFWASQLGLVQGVGQPVGLLLIATLLLTMGGRVIPAATAGALRRQGITLTQRVQPRLEAMGIAGAALCLLSAATGLLPLLGGAGAALAGTSALLRLARWKPHRLLRQPEIASLHLGYLCLGAGWLLVAGAALFELPPAAGWHLLGIGALGILASAMTIRTTLQREAEPERFPPAATVAVALMASAAALRVAAVWIPSMPLLTAAATAWTLGQLLTAAVLLTRPRRQRR; translated from the coding sequence ATGCCCGCTCCCGTCACCAGCGCCCACCGGCTGATGTATCCGGCCGCGTCCCTCTTCGCCGCGCTGGCCGTTCCGCTGTGGCTGGCGCAGATCGGCGGCCTGCTGCCGCTGGGCTGGTCCCCGGCGATCCATGCCCACGAGATGACGCTGGGCTATGCGCTGGCGGTGGTCGGCGGCTTCCTGATGACCCGGCTGTCGCGCCCGATGCTGGCGGCGGCATTCCTGTCCTGGCTCGCCGGACGGCTGGCGCTGCTGGCCGGACTGCCGGCGGCGCTGGCCCTGCCGCTCGCCTTCGCCTATCCCGTTCTGCTGTTCATTGTCGCCGGCCTGCCGTTCCTGCGCACCAGCCGCAGCGGCCACAACGCGGTGTTCGGCCCGCTGATCGGAGCTTTCCTGCTTGCCGAAGCACTGTTCTGGGCGTCGCAACTGGGCCTCGTCCAAGGCGTCGGCCAGCCGGTCGGCCTGCTGCTGATCGCCACGCTGCTGCTGACCATGGGCGGACGCGTCATCCCCGCCGCGACCGCCGGCGCCCTGCGCCGCCAGGGGATCACCCTGACGCAGCGAGTCCAACCGAGGCTGGAGGCGATGGGCATCGCCGGCGCCGCCCTCTGCCTGCTGTCGGCCGCCACCGGCCTGCTGCCGCTGCTGGGTGGCGCCGGCGCCGCGCTGGCGGGGACGAGCGCGCTCCTCCGCCTCGCCCGCTGGAAGCCCCATCGCCTGCTGCGCCAGCCGGAGATCGCCAGCCTGCATCTGGGCTATCTCTGCCTCGGCGCCGGCTGGCTCCTGGTGGCTGGCGCGGCGCTGTTCGAACTGCCGCCCGCCGCCGGCTGGCACCTGCTGGGGATCGGCGCGCTCGGCATCCTCGCCAGCGCCATGACCATCCGCACCACCCTGCAGCGGGAGGCGGAGCCGGAGCGCTTCCCGCCCGCCGCCACCGTCGCCGTCGCGCTGATGGCCAGCGCCGCCGCTCTCCGTGTGGCGGCGGTCTGGATACCGTCGATGCCCCTGCTGACCGCCGCGGCGACCGCCTGGACGCTCGGCCAACTGCTGACTGCCGCCGTGCTGCTCACCCGACCGAGACGGCAAAGGCGATGA
- a CDS encoding Crp/Fnr family transcriptional regulator produces MPPPPDPAVLRGMPLFAGLDAGALADAVALARPRLHPRGTAVFTQGEPAAAGHALIDGRVKIVQTGPDGQQVVMRFIGPGEMFGTLAIFTDGLYPADAVAVADCVELSWPAATMTELMDRHPAIARNALSIIGGRLRELQNRLREVATERVERRIAHALLRLVRQAGRRVEAGVEIDFPLSRQDVAEMTGTTLHTVSRTLSAWESQGIVESGRQQVVIRKPHALVVIAEDLPPVPPPVKPPVPGRE; encoded by the coding sequence ATGCCCCCGCCCCCCGATCCCGCCGTTCTGCGCGGCATGCCGCTGTTCGCCGGCCTCGACGCCGGTGCGCTGGCCGACGCGGTGGCGCTGGCGCGGCCCCGGCTGCATCCCCGCGGCACCGCCGTCTTCACCCAGGGGGAGCCGGCGGCGGCCGGCCATGCGCTGATCGACGGGCGGGTGAAGATCGTGCAGACCGGCCCCGACGGGCAGCAGGTGGTGATGCGCTTCATCGGCCCCGGCGAGATGTTCGGGACGCTGGCCATCTTCACCGACGGGCTCTATCCGGCCGATGCGGTGGCGGTGGCCGATTGCGTCGAGCTGTCCTGGCCGGCGGCGACGATGACCGAGCTGATGGACCGCCATCCCGCCATCGCCCGCAACGCGCTGTCGATCATCGGCGGCCGGCTGCGCGAGTTGCAGAACCGCCTGCGCGAGGTGGCGACGGAGCGGGTGGAGCGCCGCATCGCCCACGCCCTGCTGCGGCTGGTGCGGCAGGCTGGACGGCGGGTCGAGGCGGGGGTGGAGATCGACTTTCCGCTGTCGCGCCAGGATGTGGCGGAGATGACGGGGACGACGCTGCACACGGTCAGCCGCACCCTGTCGGCCTGGGAAAGCCAGGGCATCGTCGAGAGCGGCCGGCAGCAGGTGGTGATCCGCAAGCCCCACGCGCTGGTCGTCATCGCCGAGGATCTGCCGCCGGTGCCGCCGCCGGTGAAGCCTCCGGTGCCTGGGCGGGAGTGA
- a CDS encoding DUF1858 domain-containing protein translates to MTVADMALADMKLADLTMAELMSARPAVVPVLLRHGLACPGCAMAPFMTVREAAEAYGLELDAFLADLAAADGRPGHSIEAHSTETR, encoded by the coding sequence ATGACGGTCGCCGATATGGCGCTTGCCGATATGAAGCTCGCCGATCTGACGATGGCCGAGCTGATGAGCGCGCGGCCGGCGGTGGTGCCGGTGCTGCTTCGCCATGGCCTCGCCTGCCCCGGCTGCGCCATGGCGCCCTTCATGACGGTGCGCGAGGCGGCCGAGGCCTATGGGTTGGAGCTTGACGCTTTCCTGGCCGATCTTGCCGCCGCGGACGGGCGGCCCGGCCATTCGATCGAGGCCCATTCGACGGAGACCCGGTGA